In Mustela lutreola isolate mMusLut2 chromosome 1, mMusLut2.pri, whole genome shotgun sequence, one genomic interval encodes:
- the PIGY gene encoding phosphatidylinositol N-acetylglucosaminyltransferase subunit Y: MFLSLPTLTVLIPLISLAGLFYSASVEENFPQGCTSTTSLCFYSLLLPITIPVYVFFHLWTWMGIKLFRHN; this comes from the coding sequence ATGTTTCTGTCTCTTCCTACGTTGACTGTCCTTATACCATTGATCTCTCTAGCGGGACTATTCTACTCAGCCTCTGTGGAAGAAAACTTCCCACAGGGCTGCACTAGCACAACCAGCCTGTGCTTTTACAGTCTGCTCCTGCCCATTACCATACCTGTTTATGTGTTCTTCCACCTTTGGACTTGGATGGGTATTAAACTCTTCAGGCATAATTAA